A window of Dickeya zeae NCPPB 2538 contains these coding sequences:
- a CDS encoding gluconeogenesis factor YvcK family protein, whose translation MGNRTLAELGSVVALGGGHGLGRVMSSLSFLGSRLTGIVTTTDNGGSTGRIRRSEGGIAWGDTRNCLNQLITTPSVASAMFEYRFNGNGELSGHNLGNLMLKAMDHLSVRPLEAINLIRNLLNVDALLIPMSEQPVDLMAIDAQGNPVYGEVAVDQLAALPQDLMLYPSAPATQEALTAIAEADLILIGPGSFLTSLMPPLLLTDLAQSLHNARAPVVYIGNLGTEQSQIATRLTLAQKLQLIESKINRRIIDAVVVAPQTDTHGVNDRLIIRQPLGAHDVPHHHDRQLLQAALEQAVQALGLCPA comes from the coding sequence ATGGGCAATCGCACGTTGGCGGAGCTGGGTAGCGTGGTCGCGCTGGGTGGCGGCCATGGACTGGGGCGCGTGATGTCATCGCTCTCTTTTCTCGGCTCGCGGCTGACAGGCATTGTCACCACCACCGACAATGGCGGCTCTACCGGGCGCATTCGCCGCTCGGAAGGCGGTATTGCCTGGGGCGACACCCGTAACTGCCTTAATCAGTTGATCACCACCCCCAGTGTCGCCTCCGCCATGTTTGAATACCGCTTCAACGGCAACGGCGAGCTGTCCGGCCACAACCTGGGTAATTTGATGCTCAAAGCGATGGATCACCTCAGCGTGCGTCCACTGGAAGCCATCAACCTGATACGCAATCTGCTTAACGTCGACGCGCTCTTGATCCCAATGTCAGAGCAGCCGGTTGACCTGATGGCGATTGATGCGCAAGGCAACCCGGTGTACGGCGAAGTGGCGGTCGATCAACTCGCCGCACTGCCGCAAGATTTGATGCTCTACCCAAGCGCACCGGCCACACAAGAGGCGTTGACAGCGATAGCCGAAGCAGACCTGATCCTGATTGGGCCAGGCAGCTTTCTCACCAGCCTGATGCCGCCTTTACTGCTGACCGATCTGGCTCAATCGCTGCACAACGCACGTGCGCCGGTGGTCTATATCGGTAATCTGGGGACTGAACAAAGCCAGATAGCCACCCGTCTGACACTGGCCCAAAAGCTGCAACTCATCGAAAGCAAGATCAACCGGCGTATCATCGATGCCGTTGTTGTCGCTCCCCAAACCGATACCCACGGCGTGAACGACCGCCTGATTATCCGACAGCCGCTGGGGGCACACGATGTCCCTCACCACCACGATCGCCAA